In Candidatus Chlorohelix allophototropha, the following are encoded in one genomic region:
- a CDS encoding ATP-binding protein, which translates to MPVDLSGQHFGLFQKALERAKKLEAAGDFPRAAVAYRECHSHYLNYAKFGTEAVKAERLKTAQQYQSYAETLAKRKPGVAALPEEENKGGAEGSNELRTTILSLIERSQIGWDDIGGLEETKQEIKLAYGLALAKRPVGVKLRGWRNFLFYGPPGTGKSRLAAATSSSLEATFFNVRVSALLSKFFGESSKLITELYTVAREMAPAVVFIDELESLTPSRGGDESGAERRILSTLLVELQGLSQQGEGAPFVVTIGATNVPWLMDEAILSRFERKIYVPLPDLAAREEILRIHLAGFPLAGGVSYREIGGKLEGFSGREIEQFCGRVTGQIIREMNPGLSSAVDKGKAAVEQYTLKVRPATSEDFEEIVAKVKPGASPAYLDKLGHWRSRVEG; encoded by the coding sequence ATGCCGGTAGATCTGAGCGGGCAGCATTTTGGTTTGTTCCAGAAGGCTTTGGAGCGGGCTAAGAAGCTGGAAGCAGCCGGGGATTTCCCCAGAGCGGCAGTAGCGTACCGGGAGTGCCATTCCCACTATCTTAACTATGCGAAGTTTGGCACTGAGGCAGTCAAGGCGGAGCGGCTGAAGACTGCCCAGCAGTACCAAAGCTATGCCGAAACGCTGGCTAAACGCAAGCCCGGGGTGGCTGCCCTACCCGAAGAAGAGAATAAGGGGGGAGCAGAGGGCAGTAACGAGCTTCGCACCACTATTCTGAGCCTGATTGAGCGCAGTCAGATCGGTTGGGATGATATTGGGGGTTTGGAAGAGACCAAGCAGGAGATTAAGTTGGCGTATGGTCTGGCGCTGGCTAAACGCCCGGTGGGGGTAAAGCTGAGGGGTTGGCGCAACTTTCTGTTCTACGGTCCTCCCGGCACCGGCAAATCCCGCTTGGCAGCCGCTACCTCTTCCAGCCTAGAAGCTACTTTCTTCAATGTGAGGGTTAGCGCGCTGCTGTCCAAGTTCTTTGGGGAATCTTCCAAGCTGATTACCGAGTTGTACACGGTGGCGCGGGAGATGGCTCCGGCAGTGGTATTCATCGATGAGTTGGAATCGCTCACCCCTAGTCGGGGTGGGGATGAAAGCGGGGCAGAGCGGCGCATTCTCTCCACGCTGTTGGTGGAGTTACAGGGGCTTTCGCAACAGGGGGAGGGAGCGCCTTTCGTGGTGACAATTGGCGCTACAAATGTGCCTTGGCTGATGGACGAGGCGATCCTGAGCCGCTTCGAGCGCAAGATTTATGTGCCCTTGCCCGACTTGGCAGCACGGGAGGAGATTCTGAGGATTCATTTGGCGGGTTTCCCGCTGGCAGGGGGAGTGAGTTATCGGGAGATTGGGGGGAAGTTGGAGGGGTTTAGCGGCAGGGAGATTGAACAGTTCTGCGGGAGGGTGACCGGTCAGATTATTCGGGAGATGAACCCGGGGCTGTCGAGTGCGGTGGACAAGGGCAAAGCGGCGGTGGAGCAGTACACCCTGAAGGTGAGACCGGCTACTTCGGAGGATTTCGAGGAGATTGTGGCGAAGGTAAAACCGGGAGCCAGCCCCGCTTATCTGGACAAGTTGGGACACTGGCGCAGTCGGGTTGAGGGCTAA
- a CDS encoding serine/threonine-protein kinase: MAERQPGELILGKYKIIRKIGQGGYGAVYLADSALGAVAIKELAPKNLKNPADYPIFRERFEKEARITRAFENNPNVVIVYELGTEGSSDYLVLQYVDNGSLRGLLEAQQGKLLPLELIYRVASQICNGLQAIHNHHLDVVHRDLKPENILLTKQGQAKITDFGIAQIGHESLRTKSGNPHPGTPVYMSPEQAKTTDYLTPASDLYALGLIIYEMATGQIFKKRQILPPSKLNPSITPALDAIIIKALQENPQARYNDAGLMLQHLERARQGRITPEEILRQVEPTQLLTPSISNTPAYPSNSRTSSPSPKEDRNVFRKTLGWLVAGGLFVVIVIAALIALNIGGEKVTPTPISGVTATLPATFATTIVPTTTTAAATIIATTAVATPTPIPNSTATSLPSPTPTTVAPSPTIKTAAPTTAPIAPSASFKILNTLTGHTDGVNSVAFSPDSKMLASGSKDATIKLWDAATGKELRTLSGHSSSVNSVAFSPDGKTLASGSGYPENSIKLWDTTSGKELRTLSGHSGSVYSIAFSPDGKSLASGSGDASIKLWNVASGKQLSTLTGHSSLVLSVAFSPDGKSLASGSGDNSIKLWDVNTGQELNTLSGHSFYVSSVAFSPDGKTLASGSGDNSIKLWNATSGNLINTLKSHTGSVTSVAFSPDSKTLVSGSEDNSIKLWDVTSGNLINTFKGHSNGVNSVAFSPDGKFLASGDGDKSIMLRDAAN; this comes from the coding sequence ATGGCGGAACGACAACCGGGTGAACTGATTCTAGGTAAGTACAAGATAATTAGGAAAATAGGGCAGGGCGGTTATGGCGCGGTTTATTTGGCTGACTCTGCCTTGGGAGCAGTGGCAATAAAGGAACTGGCACCAAAAAACTTGAAAAACCCGGCAGATTATCCCATTTTTCGTGAGCGTTTTGAAAAGGAAGCACGTATCACCCGCGCTTTTGAAAATAATCCTAATGTTGTGATTGTTTACGAATTGGGTACAGAGGGTAGTTCGGATTATCTCGTATTACAGTATGTAGATAACGGTTCTCTGCGTGGTTTGCTGGAAGCCCAGCAAGGAAAGCTTTTACCGCTTGAGCTGATATATCGGGTCGCTAGTCAGATTTGCAATGGATTGCAGGCAATTCATAATCATCATCTTGATGTAGTACACCGGGATTTGAAACCGGAGAATATTTTACTGACCAAGCAAGGGCAAGCTAAGATCACCGATTTTGGTATTGCCCAGATAGGTCACGAGTCATTACGTACTAAATCTGGCAATCCACACCCCGGAACTCCTGTTTACATGTCGCCGGAGCAAGCCAAAACAACCGATTACCTGACCCCTGCCTCAGATTTGTACGCGCTCGGTTTGATTATATATGAGATGGCAACCGGGCAGATTTTCAAAAAAAGGCAGATATTGCCGCCAAGCAAACTTAACCCATCCATTACCCCTGCGCTAGATGCAATTATAATAAAGGCATTGCAGGAGAATCCACAAGCTCGCTACAACGACGCGGGGTTGATGCTCCAGCATTTGGAGCGGGCGCGGCAGGGAAGAATCACTCCGGAAGAGATTTTACGTCAGGTTGAACCCACCCAACTCTTAACTCCCAGTATCAGCAACACCCCTGCTTATCCTTCCAATTCAAGAACGAGTTCTCCTTCCCCAAAAGAAGACAGGAATGTTTTCAGAAAGACACTAGGCTGGTTGGTGGCAGGTGGTTTGTTTGTGGTAATAGTGATTGCAGCCTTGATAGCGCTGAACATAGGCGGTGAAAAGGTTACTCCTACGCCAATTTCTGGGGTAACTGCTACACTACCCGCTACTTTTGCTACCACAATTGTTCCTACCACTACAACGGCGGCAGCTACAATTATTGCTACCACCGCTGTTGCTACTCCTACCCCAATTCCAAACTCCACGGCTACTTCGCTTCCTAGTCCCACCCCTACCACTGTTGCTCCCAGCCCTACCATCAAAACGGCTGCCCCAACAACCGCGCCAATTGCTCCAAGCGCTTCTTTTAAGATACTTAATACGTTGACGGGGCATACGGATGGTGTCAATTCAGTAGCCTTCAGCCCTGATAGTAAGATGCTTGCATCTGGAAGTAAAGATGCCACCATCAAGCTGTGGGATGCCGCCACGGGTAAGGAACTGCGCACCCTCAGCGGGCATTCTTCCTCTGTCAATTCGGTAGCCTTCAGCCCCGACGGCAAAACTCTCGCCTCCGGAAGTGGGTATCCAGAAAACTCCATCAAGCTGTGGGATACCACTTCCGGTAAGGAACTCCGCACTCTCTCCGGACATTCTGGCTCTGTCTATTCGATAGCCTTCAGCCCCGACGGCAAATCTCTCGCCTCCGGGAGTGGGGATGCCAGCATCAAACTATGGAATGTCGCTTCCGGCAAGCAACTTTCCACTCTTACAGGGCATTCTTCCCTTGTCCTATCGGTAGCCTTCAGCCCCGACGGCAAATCTCTCGCCTCCGGGAGTGGGGATAACTCCATCAAGCTCTGGGATGTGAATACAGGGCAGGAACTCAACACACTCTCCGGGCATTCTTTCTATGTCAGTTCGGTAGCCTTCAGCCCCGACGGCAAAACTCTTGCCTCTGGGAGTGGGGATAACTCCATCAAGTTGTGGAATGCCACTTCGGGCAACCTAATTAACACCCTTAAGAGTCATACGGGCAGTGTCACTTCGGTAGCCTTTAGCCCTGACAGTAAAACTCTGGTTTCCGGTAGTGAAGATAACTCAATCAAGTTGTGGGATGTGACTAGCGGCAACCTAATCAACACCTTTAAGGGTCATTCTAATGGAGTAAATTCAGTAGCCTTCAGTCCAGACGGCAAATTCCTTGCCTCCGGGGATGGAGATAAAAGCATAATGTTGAGGGATGCAGCAAACTGA